From a region of the Trichocoleus sp. genome:
- a CDS encoding rhodanese-like domain-containing protein, producing MSTSSFNQPIVQISVEELADRMANDRSTVQLVDVREPQELELAELEGFLNLPLSQFADWSNQISTKLDPEVETIVLCHHGMRSAQMCQWLMSQGFTQVKNVLGGIEAYAAIVDPTVPRY from the coding sequence ATGTCTACCTCATCTTTTAATCAGCCCATTGTTCAGATCAGCGTAGAAGAACTGGCAGACCGGATGGCGAACGATCGTTCGACCGTTCAACTAGTGGATGTACGTGAGCCTCAGGAGCTTGAGCTTGCTGAACTTGAGGGGTTTCTCAACCTGCCGCTTAGCCAGTTTGCTGACTGGTCAAATCAGATTTCTACGAAGCTTGATCCGGAGGTGGAAACGATCGTTTTGTGTCATCACGGGATGCGATCGGCTCAAATGTGCCAGTGGTTGATGAGTCAGGGGTTTACCCAGGTCAAAAATGTGTTGGGGGGAATTGAGGCTTATGCCGCGATCGTTGACCCCACAGTTCCGCGCTATTAG
- the hrcA gene encoding heat-inducible transcriptional repressor HrcA, with protein sequence MQVKLSPRQQQVLGATVRHYIATAKPVGSESLLEEFNPRVSSATIRNAMGFLEKSGLLYQPHTSAGRVPSDSGYRIYVDRLVTPPEGLSRQVAQVLSDQLNREEMSLEAVLRGAAQVLATLSGYIALVTLPQTSTAQLRHLQLVQLDPQRIMVIVVLDSYETQSTMVDIPAADEETMDSEQFDRELQILSNFLNSQLRGHTLSEIALLDWTELGREFERYAALLQASLSELNQRSRLSLSSHILINGIAEVLKRQPEFSELQQVQSIMHLLEAEQEQIWSLIFESDDLEASGRRVTVRIGSENPLEPMRSCALVSATYQRGTVPVGSVGMLGPTRMVYENAIAIVEAAANYLSDIVSQTA encoded by the coding sequence ATTCAAGTCAAACTCAGTCCGCGCCAGCAGCAAGTGCTTGGAGCAACGGTTCGGCACTACATTGCAACTGCCAAGCCTGTTGGCTCAGAGTCCCTGTTAGAGGAGTTCAATCCGAGGGTCAGTTCAGCAACGATTCGGAATGCGATGGGGTTTCTGGAAAAGTCGGGGCTGCTGTATCAGCCGCATACCTCCGCAGGACGGGTTCCTTCTGATTCGGGCTACCGTATTTATGTGGATCGGCTTGTGACCCCGCCAGAAGGCCTATCGCGTCAGGTGGCTCAGGTTCTCTCTGACCAGCTAAATCGAGAAGAGATGAGCTTGGAGGCAGTATTGAGAGGGGCAGCCCAAGTTCTAGCCACCTTAAGCGGCTACATTGCGCTTGTTACCCTACCGCAAACCAGCACAGCCCAACTGCGCCATCTGCAACTCGTGCAGCTTGACCCGCAGCGAATTATGGTGATTGTGGTTCTTGATTCTTACGAAACGCAGTCTACGATGGTCGATATTCCTGCCGCTGATGAAGAAACGATGGACAGCGAGCAGTTCGATCGAGAATTACAAATCCTCTCAAATTTCCTAAACAGCCAGCTGCGCGGACACACCCTGAGCGAGATTGCCTTGCTGGATTGGACAGAACTCGGACGAGAATTTGAACGCTATGCCGCGCTCTTACAAGCTTCTCTCTCGGAATTGAACCAACGGAGCCGCCTTTCACTGTCTTCGCATATTTTAATCAACGGTATTGCAGAGGTGCTGAAGCGACAGCCCGAATTCTCAGAACTTCAGCAGGTTCAGTCAATCATGCATTTGCTTGAGGCAGAACAGGAGCAGATCTGGTCGCTGATTTTTGAGTCGGATGACCTGGAAGCAAGCGGCAGGCGGGTCACAGTTCGGATAGGGTCGGAGAATCCGCTGGAACCGATGCGCTCTTGTGCGCTTGTCTCTGCGACCTACCAGCGAGGCACCGTTCCGGTCGGCAGTGTTGGCATGTTAGGACCGACGCGCATGGTTTATGAAAATGCGATCGCCATTGTTGAGGCAGCAGCCAACTATTTGTCGGATATCGTTAGCCAGACTGCCTGA
- a CDS encoding FTR1 family protein, which produces MVDFSAALPTFVITLREGVEAALVVGIVLAYLNKASQTKLNPWVYAGIGAGILGSGLIGIGFSSLLLALETSDQPYMPIVKELLKTGFGVTAIGLLSWMLLWMTQQARLLKSEVEGAMTAVLQQSTGAGWGIFGLITIAVLREGFETVLFIAANFQQGWVAAIGAVAGLIGATGIGILLFQLGVKINLRQFFQVMGVLLLLIVSGLVIGALRHLDKAAALLTQLNPQISLCTSSGSSCLLGPLVWDASQVLPDRQFPGIILKALFGYTQTLYLAQAIGYLLFLSLVGGIYLNSITEGRLFTFWKISRSAKES; this is translated from the coding sequence ATGGTCGATTTTAGCGCTGCGTTGCCAACCTTTGTAATTACGCTGCGGGAAGGCGTTGAAGCAGCCCTTGTGGTCGGGATTGTGCTGGCGTATTTGAATAAAGCGAGTCAAACAAAGCTGAACCCCTGGGTCTATGCAGGTATTGGTGCTGGCATTCTGGGTAGTGGGCTGATTGGCATTGGGTTCAGCAGCTTGCTCCTGGCACTGGAGACCTCTGATCAACCTTATATGCCGATCGTCAAAGAACTGCTCAAAACGGGATTTGGGGTAACAGCGATCGGGCTACTGAGTTGGATGCTGCTTTGGATGACCCAACAGGCGCGGCTGCTCAAGTCTGAAGTAGAAGGAGCGATGACAGCCGTCCTACAACAATCTACTGGGGCAGGTTGGGGTATTTTTGGACTGATTACGATCGCAGTGCTACGCGAGGGCTTCGAGACAGTTTTGTTTATTGCCGCCAACTTTCAGCAGGGCTGGGTCGCGGCGATCGGGGCAGTGGCTGGCTTAATTGGGGCAACTGGAATCGGCATCTTGCTGTTTCAGCTAGGCGTGAAGATTAACCTGCGGCAGTTCTTTCAAGTGATGGGGGTGTTGCTGCTGCTCATCGTCTCAGGACTGGTGATCGGAGCGTTGCGCCATTTAGACAAAGCGGCTGCCTTGCTCACTCAGCTCAACCCTCAGATATCTCTTTGCACAAGTTCTGGTTCATCCTGCTTGTTAGGACCCCTCGTCTGGGATGCAAGTCAGGTACTCCCCGATCGACAGTTTCCGGGAATCATCCTCAAGGCGCTGTTTGGCTATACTCAAACGCTTTATCTGGCACAGGCGATCGGTTATCTGCTGTTTCTAAGCCTTGTGGGTGGAATCTATCTAAACAGCATTACGGAGGGGCGACTGTTCACCTTCTGGAAAATCTCCAGGTCTGCTAAAGAAAGCTAA
- a CDS encoding fatty acid desaturase, translated as MTVSITKPDSTQSIAPADLRLKHILKTLPKECFQKDAWQAWTTVVLNVLLVALGYWGLSVSPWFLLPVLWVFTGTALTGFFVIAHDCGHRSFAKRRWVNDIVGHLFLLPLIYPFHSWRILHNQHHNYTNKMDVDNAWQPLRPELYDSLSSVEQWAYRRFRGWFWWVASIAHWAKLHFDWTQFEGKARQQVKLSVLVVLGFAAIAFPLLIATTGFWGFVKFWLMPWLVYHFWMSTFTLVHHTAPDIVFQEPDEWHQALAQLSGTVHCEYPAWVELLCHHINVHVPHHLSTAIPSYRLRMAHESLRQNWGSYLVESRFSLSLMSEIVEKCHLYHPERGYQSFKEYHSQNKTAN; from the coding sequence ATGACCGTATCGATCACTAAACCTGACTCGACACAATCGATCGCCCCTGCCGATTTACGCCTCAAACATATCCTCAAAACACTCCCTAAAGAGTGCTTTCAGAAGGATGCGTGGCAAGCCTGGACAACTGTTGTACTGAATGTGCTTTTGGTAGCACTGGGCTATTGGGGGTTAAGCGTTTCTCCCTGGTTTTTGCTGCCCGTGCTCTGGGTCTTTACAGGCACAGCCTTAACTGGATTCTTTGTCATCGCGCATGATTGCGGACATCGATCGTTTGCAAAGCGTCGCTGGGTCAATGATATCGTCGGACATTTGTTTCTGTTGCCGTTAATCTATCCCTTCCATAGTTGGCGCATTCTGCATAACCAGCATCACAACTACACCAATAAGATGGATGTGGATAATGCCTGGCAACCCCTTAGACCAGAGCTGTACGACAGCCTCAGCAGCGTCGAGCAATGGGCATATCGTCGGTTTAGAGGTTGGTTTTGGTGGGTAGCATCGATCGCGCATTGGGCAAAGCTGCACTTCGACTGGACCCAGTTTGAGGGTAAGGCAAGGCAGCAGGTAAAGCTTTCGGTGCTTGTCGTGTTAGGCTTTGCGGCGATTGCGTTTCCGCTCCTCATTGCTACGACAGGCTTCTGGGGTTTCGTGAAGTTCTGGCTAATGCCCTGGCTGGTTTACCATTTCTGGATGAGCACCTTCACTCTGGTTCACCATACTGCTCCAGATATCGTCTTTCAGGAGCCGGACGAGTGGCATCAAGCCCTGGCTCAGCTATCGGGTACGGTTCACTGTGAATATCCAGCTTGGGTCGAATTGCTCTGCCACCATATTAATGTTCACGTTCCACATCACTTATCGACTGCCATTCCTTCTTATCGGCTGCGAATGGCGCATGAGAGCCTGCGGCAAAACTGGGGCAGTTATCTCGTTGAGAGCCGATTCTCCTTGTCGCTCATGAGTGAAATTGTGGAGAAATGCCATCTCTACCACCCTGAGCGAGGCTATCAGTCCTTTAAGGAATACCATAGCCAGAATAAAACAGCGAATTAG
- a CDS encoding histidine phosphatase family protein → MKPLKLLFIRHAQSVGNQQKRMQGHGEFELSAEGKRQAEKLAQRLFAEAWQPSYVYSSPLQRAVQTTEILLSRFLAEALPTTVSDLVDDEVDLPFDLLAREAHSIRVEYADELKEFQNGIFQGLTWAEAKETYPELCDQLESSPDWIQIPGAESLQAARQRARNFIHQLLDRHKDGEKIWIVSHSWIMQHLIAELLGCDRSWRLHARNTALFEFWLDRSRWQQDNQNRFNTDLWQIRRFNDHYHLSERDRK, encoded by the coding sequence ATGAAACCGCTGAAACTGCTCTTTATCCGCCATGCTCAATCGGTTGGGAATCAACAAAAGCGAATGCAGGGACATGGGGAGTTTGAACTGTCTGCTGAAGGCAAGCGACAGGCAGAGAAGTTGGCACAACGGTTATTTGCTGAAGCCTGGCAACCGTCGTATGTCTATAGCAGCCCGCTGCAACGAGCCGTACAAACCACAGAAATTTTGCTATCGCGTTTTTTGGCAGAGGCTCTCCCAACAACCGTTAGCGATTTAGTTGATGATGAAGTCGATTTGCCTTTTGATCTGCTGGCGAGAGAAGCGCATTCAATTCGCGTTGAATATGCAGATGAACTCAAAGAGTTCCAAAACGGCATCTTTCAGGGTTTAACCTGGGCAGAAGCAAAAGAAACTTATCCTGAACTGTGTGATCAACTGGAAAGCTCTCCTGACTGGATTCAAATTCCCGGTGCAGAATCTTTGCAGGCAGCCAGACAGCGTGCCCGAAACTTTATCCATCAACTGCTCGATCGACACAAAGACGGTGAGAAAATTTGGATTGTCAGCCATAGCTGGATTATGCAACACCTGATCGCCGAACTATTAGGGTGCGATCGTTCCTGGCGGCTTCATGCTCGCAACACAGCTCTGTTTGAGTTCTGGCTGGATCGATCGCGCTGGCAGCAAGACAACCAGAACCGCTTCAACACAGATCTTTGGCAAATCCGCCGCTTCAATGACCACTATCATTTGTCGGAGCGCGATCGAAAATAG
- the ispF gene encoding 2-C-methyl-D-erythritol 2,4-cyclodiphosphate synthase, with the protein MSLRIGNGYDIHRLVSDRPLILGGVQIPHELGLLGHSDADVLTHAIMDALLGALSLGDIGHYFPPSDPEWQGADSLMLLRKVNELIQARGWQINNLDSVIVAERPKIKPHIAAMRDRLANVLQIDPDRISIKATTNEKLGPVGREEGISAYAVALLTQD; encoded by the coding sequence ATGAGTTTAAGAATTGGAAATGGCTATGACATTCATCGCCTGGTCAGCGATCGACCTCTAATTTTGGGCGGCGTTCAGATCCCTCACGAGTTGGGGTTACTGGGTCACAGCGATGCAGATGTGTTAACTCATGCGATCATGGACGCGCTACTGGGTGCTTTAAGCTTGGGGGATATTGGGCATTATTTCCCCCCCAGTGACCCGGAGTGGCAGGGGGCAGATAGCTTAATGCTGCTGCGTAAAGTCAATGAACTCATTCAGGCACGCGGATGGCAGATCAACAATCTGGATTCAGTGATTGTGGCGGAGCGTCCCAAGATTAAACCCCATATTGCCGCAATGCGCGATCGGCTAGCCAACGTTTTACAGATTGACCCCGATCGAATCAGTATTAAAGCAACGACGAACGAGAAGCTGGGTCCGGTCGGGCGAGAAGAGGGAATTTCAGCTTATGCTGTCGCTTTGTTGACGCAAGACTAA
- a CDS encoding PHP domain-containing protein, with product MAVNLALGSDVSAAQDSTALRSVFESLTAASCPHHYNFHIHTVYSDGRLRPEQVLEQAIELGLKGLAITDHHSTSGYQVAQQWLMERQNQHPDQPSPHLWTGIEINADLLGVEVHILGYAFEPRHPALAPYQTGYSTIGAEGTAQQVITALHEAGGLAVLAHPARYKRSHSELVPAAAEAGVDGIETFYAYNNPSPWKPSPKQTAAISALGKAYALLNTCGTDSHGLTLLQRL from the coding sequence ATGGCTGTCAATCTGGCTCTAGGTTCTGATGTGTCAGCAGCACAAGACTCAACAGCGCTCCGTTCTGTATTTGAGTCACTGACTGCCGCAAGTTGTCCTCATCACTACAATTTCCACATCCACACCGTTTATTCAGATGGTCGGCTCCGTCCAGAGCAAGTTTTGGAGCAGGCGATCGAGCTTGGCTTAAAAGGTCTGGCAATTACCGATCATCACAGCACCAGTGGCTATCAAGTCGCTCAGCAATGGCTGATGGAGCGGCAAAATCAGCATCCCGATCAGCCTTCTCCCCATCTTTGGACTGGCATCGAAATTAACGCTGATCTGCTAGGGGTAGAAGTGCATATTCTTGGCTATGCATTTGAGCCACGGCATCCGGCTCTCGCTCCTTATCAAACGGGATATTCAACGATTGGGGCAGAAGGTACTGCCCAACAGGTCATCACTGCTCTCCATGAAGCTGGAGGTCTGGCAGTTTTGGCGCATCCTGCCCGCTATAAGCGATCGCACTCAGAACTTGTACCTGCTGCTGCTGAAGCTGGAGTAGATGGCATCGAAACTTTTTATGCCTACAATAACCCAAGCCCCTGGAAGCCCAGCCCCAAGCAAACAGCCGCCATTAGTGCCTTGGGCAAGGCTTATGCTCTTCTCAATACCTGTGGCACAGATTCTCATGGTTTAACCCTGTTACAGCGGCTATAG